The proteins below are encoded in one region of Ephemeroptericola cinctiostellae:
- a CDS encoding helix-turn-helix transcriptional regulator — protein MVKRANDIAALRLGMELLKRIPRHRKISSKELHQQLNGTPYERSKRTIERHLIALCEHFDIECDDSSKPYGFRWKDQAGGLSLLQMNESEALFMELARRHLSALLPASLQNHMHGFFENAQSTLRHHSSDTANNDWLKKVMVVNTLQPLLVPMVDEKVFKAVSDALYHNHWLKVTFSNAKGEIKTKQVKPLGLAQKDDGRLYLVVRFEGHEGVAQNRQLVLNRIQTAHDTGRTFTPPDDFDLREYDARGGFGFGHGTHIHLEFVIKKHAGQHLYESRLSEDQTIQAHGDELKIQATVVDSMRLDKWLFSFGSDVWGVQKQAI, from the coding sequence ATGGTCAAAAGAGCAAATGACATTGCTGCATTGAGGCTGGGCATGGAATTGCTTAAACGCATCCCTCGCCATCGAAAGATCAGCAGCAAGGAGTTGCATCAACAACTCAATGGCACGCCTTATGAAAGAAGTAAACGCACCATTGAACGGCATTTGATTGCTTTGTGTGAGCATTTTGATATTGAGTGTGATGACAGTTCAAAACCATATGGTTTTCGTTGGAAAGATCAGGCGGGTGGTTTGAGTTTATTGCAAATGAATGAATCAGAAGCTTTATTCATGGAGCTGGCAAGACGGCATTTAAGTGCCTTGTTACCAGCATCTCTACAAAACCACATGCATGGTTTTTTTGAAAATGCACAATCCACGTTACGCCATCATTCAAGCGATACAGCAAATAACGATTGGTTGAAAAAAGTCATGGTTGTCAATACCTTGCAGCCATTGCTTGTGCCGATGGTGGATGAAAAAGTGTTTAAAGCGGTGAGTGATGCGCTTTATCACAACCATTGGTTGAAAGTGACGTTTAGCAACGCAAAAGGCGAGATCAAAACCAAACAAGTCAAACCTTTGGGCTTGGCACAAAAAGATGATGGTCGGCTGTATTTGGTTGTGCGATTTGAAGGGCATGAAGGCGTAGCGCAAAACCGCCAACTCGTGCTCAATCGCATTCAAACCGCGCACGACACAGGGCGCACATTCACCCCGCCTGACGACTTTGACTTGCGCGAGTACGATGCGCGAGGCGGTTTTGGTTTTGGTCATGGAACCCACATTCATCTTGAGTTTGTCATTAAAAAGCACGCAGGGCAGCATTTGTATGAAAGTCGTTTGTCCGAAGACCAAACCATTCAAGCACATGGTGATGAGCTCAAAATACAAGCCACCGTTGTTGACAGCATGCGTTTGGACAAGTGGTTGTTTAGTTTTGGCTCTGATGTTTGGGGTGTACAGAAGCAAGCCATTTAA
- a CDS encoding DMT family transporter, with protein sequence MSTSQTYSTRQRKTALMWAILGALFFSTKAILAKLMYREGADGVDVLTLRMIFALPFFIMIGLWARRSQPYQMTRNDYVQVCVVGFFGYYIASLFDFLGLQYITVGLERLILFLTPSMVLIISKFFLKKNIDVKQWLAMILAYVGIVLVFWHELEVGGSNIALGSALVFGSALSYATYLLMTGELVKRLGATRLVAYAMAVSTVLCLMHYVVLRDWHGLLSKNAVVYGYSLLNALLCTVAPVVLTMLAVARLGSPIVSQVGMVGPVATVGMGYFFLGEPVTTTQLMGTALVIVGIFLVGKVAGQSKSIQAK encoded by the coding sequence ATGAGTACCAGCCAAACCTATTCCACCCGCCAACGAAAAACCGCGCTCATGTGGGCGATTTTGGGTGCCTTGTTTTTTTCAACCAAAGCCATTTTGGCAAAGCTCATGTACCGTGAAGGCGCGGATGGCGTGGATGTGCTGACGCTGCGGATGATTTTTGCCTTACCCTTTTTTATCATGATTGGCCTGTGGGCGCGTCGCTCGCAACCATATCAGATGACGCGCAACGATTATGTGCAGGTGTGCGTGGTCGGTTTCTTTGGTTATTACATCGCCAGCTTGTTTGATTTTTTAGGCTTGCAATACATCACCGTCGGCTTGGAGCGTTTGATTTTGTTCCTCACACCTTCTATGGTGCTGATTATTTCAAAGTTCTTTTTAAAGAAAAATATTGATGTTAAACAATGGCTTGCCATGATTCTGGCTTATGTGGGGATTGTCTTGGTCTTTTGGCATGAGTTGGAAGTGGGCGGTTCAAACATTGCGCTTGGCTCCGCGTTGGTGTTTGGCAGTGCGTTGTCGTATGCCACCTATTTATTAATGACAGGCGAGTTGGTCAAACGTTTGGGTGCAACGCGCTTGGTCGCTTATGCAATGGCGGTCTCAACGGTATTGTGCCTCATGCATTACGTGGTGCTGCGCGATTGGCATGGTTTATTGAGCAAAAATGCGGTCGTTTATGGTTATTCATTGCTCAACGCGCTGTTGTGCACCGTCGCACCTGTTGTCCTCACCATGCTCGCTGTCGCTCGACTCGGCTCGCCGATTGTCTCGCAAGTCGGTATGGTTGGCCCCGTCGCCACGGTCGGCATGGGTTACTTTTTCCTCGGAGAGCCCGTCACCACGACCCAACTGATGGGCACAGCGTTGGTGATTGTGGGGATCTTCTTGGTGGGGAAAGTGGCGGGGCAAAGTAAATCAATTCAAGCAAAGTAA
- a CDS encoding PP2C family protein-serine/threonine phosphatase, producing MFTVTTTQHRGKQQREQQDALFDGTRTVQSLNHPVSCNAHHTKGLLIAVADGVSVSPHPDLASRYWMDMLAQTQHSHSFDARLLRQIHSQMCKKMARGETYGSSTTLVAASIKNNLCTILNVGDSRAYHINTQGDWQQLSHDHTVLNEFIASGQAQSDEDYADIYSGLAHCLVADEGAFDFAIARAEKSLAVGECILLCSDGVHDVLSAEVLQQSFKEYPPRECVTHWRKQILRMGAPDNFSIVLAQLESLA from the coding sequence ATGTTCACTGTCACCACCACGCAGCATCGAGGCAAACAACAACGCGAGCAACAAGATGCCTTGTTCGATGGCACGCGTACAGTCCAATCGCTCAATCACCCTGTCAGCTGCAACGCCCATCACACCAAAGGGTTGTTAATTGCGGTGGCTGATGGCGTATCTGTCAGTCCACATCCCGATTTAGCCAGTCGATATTGGATGGACATGCTGGCTCAAACTCAGCACAGCCATTCTTTTGACGCGCGTTTGCTTCGTCAAATACACTCACAAATGTGCAAAAAAATGGCGAGGGGCGAGACCTACGGCTCATCCACCACACTGGTCGCGGCGAGCATCAAAAACAATTTGTGCACCATTCTCAATGTCGGCGACAGCCGCGCGTATCACATCAATACCCAAGGCGACTGGCAGCAGCTCAGTCATGACCACACCGTGCTCAATGAATTCATCGCTTCAGGTCAAGCGCAATCGGATGAAGATTATGCCGACATTTACAGCGGTTTAGCACATTGTTTGGTGGCGGATGAGGGCGCATTTGATTTTGCCATTGCGCGGGCTGAAAAATCTTTAGCTGTCGGTGAGTGCATATTGCTGTGCTCCGACGGCGTGCACGACGTACTCAGTGCTGAAGTTTTGCAACAGAGCTTTAAGGAATATCCACCCAGAGAATGCGTCACGCATTGGCGCAAGCAAATTTTGCGCATGGGCGCACCTGACAATTTTAGTATTGTGTTGGCTCAACTTGAATCCTTGGCGTAA